Proteins encoded within one genomic window of Actinoplanes octamycinicus:
- a CDS encoding DUF2804 domain-containing protein yields the protein MTHEIQITEPVDLCLPDGRLNPAAVGWSRKPLHRANLRGWGRRKRWEYWGVVTPAHILGVVASDLDYAGVHSLYLLDRVSGKEIAVDATVPLARGAVLPDRSGSGRVAASGRGLRIEIDQTFDGTTVRAHSRRVEVDLTMPAVEDRDALGVVVGWSRKRFQYTVKDVGRPVHGTITVDGVEHVVPARGSYATLDHGRGKWPYRMTWNWAAGADADRAIQLGGKWTDGTGTTENAVFEDGRLHKIGADLRWEYDRADWLKPWRITGSGVDVTFEPFHERVARTNLGVLASETHQCFGRFSGWARTSDGHKLDLDGLTGWAEEARNRW from the coding sequence GTGACGCACGAGATCCAGATCACCGAGCCGGTCGACCTGTGCCTGCCGGACGGCCGCCTCAACCCGGCCGCCGTGGGCTGGAGCCGCAAGCCGCTGCACCGGGCGAACCTGCGCGGCTGGGGTCGTCGCAAGCGCTGGGAGTACTGGGGCGTGGTCACCCCGGCGCACATCCTCGGGGTGGTCGCGTCCGACCTGGACTACGCCGGCGTGCACAGTCTGTACCTGCTGGACCGGGTCAGCGGCAAGGAGATCGCGGTGGACGCGACGGTCCCGCTGGCCCGCGGGGCGGTCCTCCCGGACCGCAGCGGATCCGGGCGGGTGGCCGCTTCCGGCCGCGGCCTGCGCATCGAGATCGATCAGACCTTCGACGGTACGACGGTCCGCGCCCACAGCCGCCGCGTCGAGGTCGACCTCACCATGCCGGCCGTCGAGGACCGGGACGCGCTGGGCGTGGTGGTCGGCTGGAGCCGCAAGCGCTTCCAGTACACGGTCAAGGACGTCGGCCGCCCGGTGCACGGCACGATCACGGTCGACGGGGTGGAGCACGTCGTCCCGGCGCGCGGCTCCTACGCGACGCTGGACCACGGGCGGGGCAAGTGGCCGTACCGGATGACCTGGAACTGGGCGGCCGGCGCCGACGCGGACCGGGCCATCCAGCTCGGCGGCAAGTGGACGGACGGCACCGGCACCACCGAGAACGCGGTCTTCGAGGACGGCCGGCTGCACAAGATCGGCGCCGACCTCCGCTGGGAGTACGACCGCGCCGACTGGCTCAAGCCGTGGCGGATCACCGGGTCCGGGGTGGACGTCACCTTCGAGCCGTTCCACGAGCGGGTCGCCCGTACCAACCTGGGCGTGCTCGCCTCGGAGACGCACCAGTGCTTCGGCCGGTTCTCCGGCTGGGCCCGCACCTCGGACGGCCACAAGCTCGACCTGGACGGCCTCACCGGCTGGGCCGAGGAGGCCCGCAACCGCTGGTGA
- a CDS encoding aldehyde dehydrogenase family protein produces the protein MDYRRLHPSSAHPQQEAIVVFLDEKIWTGNIFLGGGWRPGRAEAFDVIEPATGDVLGRSGRASAEDVAEAAGLAAEAQRSWATTPHPRRAAVLRRAAALWAEHAEEISWWNVREVGAIPPMAGFALHVAEQECYEAAALPSLPYGELLPSEEPRLSMSRRVPAGVVAVIAPFNVPIILAIRSVAPALALGNAVILKPDPRTAVTGGVTLARVFEEAGLPEGLFQVLPGGPDVGEALVTHPLVRVISFTGSTRAGRRVGALAGEHLKRAHLELGGNSAMIVLGDADVDQAVAAASFGSYFHQGQICMTTGRHLVHERLYDDFVERLAAKAAALPVGDPARQQVVLGPIIDAGQRDKIHSLVTGSAAAGARVAAGGTYQDLFYSATVLADVADSTPAFTEEIFGPVAPVLRFTDPADAVRLATASEYGLSLGIITRDVMKGLALADRIPTGIVHINDQTVSDEANSPFGGVAASGTGSRFGGAGANIEAFTETRWVTVRDQPPSYPF, from the coding sequence GTGGACTACCGTCGGCTCCATCCCTCGTCGGCTCATCCCCAGCAGGAGGCGATCGTCGTGTTCCTCGACGAGAAGATCTGGACCGGCAACATCTTCCTCGGCGGCGGCTGGCGGCCCGGGCGCGCCGAGGCCTTCGACGTGATCGAGCCGGCCACCGGCGACGTGCTCGGCCGCAGCGGCCGGGCCAGTGCCGAGGACGTCGCCGAGGCCGCCGGGCTGGCCGCCGAGGCGCAACGCTCGTGGGCCACCACCCCGCACCCGCGCCGGGCCGCCGTGCTGCGCCGGGCCGCCGCGCTCTGGGCCGAGCACGCCGAGGAGATCTCCTGGTGGAACGTGCGCGAGGTGGGCGCGATCCCGCCGATGGCCGGGTTCGCGCTGCACGTCGCCGAGCAGGAGTGCTACGAGGCGGCCGCGCTGCCCAGCCTGCCGTACGGTGAGCTGCTGCCCAGCGAGGAGCCGCGCCTGTCGATGTCCCGCCGCGTCCCGGCCGGCGTGGTCGCGGTGATCGCCCCGTTCAACGTGCCGATCATCCTGGCCATCCGCTCGGTCGCCCCGGCCCTGGCGCTGGGCAACGCGGTGATCCTCAAGCCGGACCCGCGCACCGCGGTCACCGGCGGCGTCACGCTGGCCCGGGTCTTCGAGGAGGCCGGCCTGCCGGAGGGCCTGTTCCAGGTGCTGCCCGGCGGCCCGGACGTCGGCGAGGCGCTGGTCACCCACCCGCTGGTCCGGGTCATCTCGTTCACCGGCTCCACCCGGGCCGGCCGCCGGGTCGGCGCGCTCGCCGGCGAGCACCTGAAACGCGCCCACCTGGAGCTGGGCGGCAACTCCGCGATGATCGTCCTGGGCGACGCGGACGTGGACCAGGCGGTGGCCGCGGCGTCCTTCGGGTCGTACTTCCACCAGGGCCAGATCTGCATGACCACCGGGCGGCACCTGGTGCACGAGCGGCTCTACGACGACTTCGTCGAGCGGCTGGCGGCGAAGGCGGCCGCGCTGCCGGTCGGCGACCCGGCCCGCCAGCAGGTGGTGCTCGGCCCGATCATCGACGCCGGGCAGCGCGACAAGATCCACAGCTTGGTCACCGGGTCGGCGGCGGCCGGGGCGCGGGTCGCGGCCGGCGGCACCTACCAGGACCTGTTCTACTCGGCGACGGTGCTGGCCGATGTCGCGGACAGCACGCCGGCGTTCACCGAGGAGATCTTCGGGCCGGTCGCGCCGGTCCTGAGGTTCACCGACCCGGCCGACGCGGTCCGGCTCGCCACCGCCTCCGAATACGGTCTGTCGCTGGGCATCATCACCCGGGACGTGATGAAGGGCCTGGCCCTCGCCGACCGGATCCCGACCGGCATCGTGCACATCAACGACCAGACCGTCAGCGACGAGGCGAACAGCCCGTTCGGCGGGGTCGCGGCGTCCGGCACCGGCTCCCGGTTCGGCGGCGCCGGCGCCAACATCGAGGCGTTCACCGAGACCCGCTGGGTGACGGTCCGCGACCAGCCGCCGTCGTATCCGTTCTGA
- a CDS encoding nuclear transport factor 2 family protein produces the protein MTDSHRELFERYVYAGAITRDPDAVAELFTEDGVFEAPLVASDGPLPRRLAGREAIRAGVGAFQRDDAGPVDPERSGYVLHETADPDVFIAEIDAVSGGVPMALVQIFRIRDGRIAHLRDYFRA, from the coding sequence ATGACCGATTCGCACAGGGAACTCTTCGAACGGTACGTCTACGCCGGCGCGATCACCCGCGATCCGGACGCGGTCGCTGAGCTCTTCACCGAGGACGGCGTCTTCGAGGCGCCCCTCGTCGCTTCGGACGGGCCGCTGCCGCGCCGCCTGGCGGGCCGGGAGGCGATCCGGGCCGGGGTCGGCGCCTTCCAGCGGGACGATGCCGGGCCGGTCGACCCGGAACGGTCCGGCTACGTGCTGCACGAGACCGCCGACCCGGACGTGTTCATCGCCGAGATCGACGCGGTGAGCGGTGGCGTGCCGATGGCCCTGGTGCAGATCTTCCGGATCCGCGACGGCCGGATCGCCCACCTCCGCGACTACTTCCGCGCCTGA